In a genomic window of Festucalex cinctus isolate MCC-2025b chromosome 11, RoL_Fcin_1.0, whole genome shotgun sequence:
- the LOC144030927 gene encoding uncharacterized protein LOC144030927: protein MALKNKLAKLIFEGSSPRKTLKLIKYLQGKKLLMKKINCRICQQRMKLEKKTCRDHYSWTCQRAVHRGTKTVKSIRGKSLFDKSRLSLFQWMQFIYRFAQGLRLRQVDMMEDQIAASTATLSKMAKKLRKVCRRAVERMRRRQGQRIGGRREFIVIDESHFRHKRKYGRGRMGGTWRRRKWVFGMLGVQQQRRKRVKPVLRLVERRTRHDLVPLIAHHVRIGSNIISDEWRAYRSLSALGYNHMTVNHSRWYVDPQTGAHTQHIERAWRSIKEQVWRQRGNQTESLLSDHLCLIEWTEWLGRKHKDGLLGRLLLDIAKRYR, encoded by the exons ATGGCGCTGAAAAACAAACTCGCAAAACTTATTTTTGAAGGTAGTTCGCCGAGGAAAACATTAAAACTTATAAAATACCTCCAGGGGAAAAAACTTCTCATGAAAAAGATCAACTGTCGCATCTGTCAGCAGAGGATGAAGCTGGAAAAGAAGACGTGCAGAGACCATTACAGCTG GACATGCCAGCGAGCAGTGCACCGAGGGACCAAGACAGTAAAATCAATCAGGGGCAAATCTCTTTTCGACAAGTCGAGACTTTCACTCTTTCAATGGATGCAGTTTATTTATAG ATTTGCACAGGGCCTACGCCTCAGACAGGTTGATATGATGGAAGACCAGATCGCTGCAAGTACTGCAACACTCTCCAAGATGGCCAAAAAACTTAGGAAGGTCTGTAGAAGGGCAGTTGAACGAATGAGACGACGGCAAGGACAGCGGATTGGTGGACGGCGGGAATTCATTGTAATTGATGAGAGTCACTTCCGCCATAAGCGGAAG TATGGAAGAGGAAGAATGGGTGGCACTTGGAGGAGACGGAAATGGGTCTTTGGCATGCTTGGTGTGCAGCAGCAGAGGAGAAAGAGAGTAAAGCCAGTCCTGCGCCTGGTGGAAAGAAGAACCCGACATGACCTGGTTCCACTGATTGCACATCATGTCAGGATAGGATCAAACATCATTAGTGATGAATGGCGCGCTTACCGTTCCCTCTCTGCACTTGGATACAATCATATGACTGTAAATCACTCAAGGTGGTATGTAGATCCCCAAACAGGTGCCCACACACAGCACATCGAAAGAGCCTGGCGTAGCATTAAGGAGCAAGTTTGGAGACAGAGAGGTAATCAAACTGAGTCCTTGCTGTCTGACCATCTCTGTCTTATTGAGTGGACAGAATGGCTAGGTAGGAAACACAAAGATGGTCTTCTTGGTAGGCTATTACTTGACATAGCTAAGAGGTACAGG